AGGCGAGTCTTACAGGCGGAGAGGTGGACATCATCGTCACCGTGTCGTCCACGGGCGTCGCCACGCCCAGCCTCGAGGCGCGGGCCATGGGCCGGCTGGGTTTTCGGCCTGACGCCGCGCGTATCCCGGTGTTCGGCCTGGGCTGCGCCGGCGGCGCGACGGGCCTGGGCCTGGCCGCCCGACTGGCGCGCAGCAGTCCCGGCGCCGTGGTTCTGCTGGTCATCGTTGAGCTCTGCACCCTGGCCTTCCGCATGGCCGACCTGACCAAGGCCGACATTGTCGCTACGGCCCTGTTTGGCGACGGGGCCGCCGCCTGTGTGCTCAAGTGCGGGGAGGGCGGTTTCGCCGTCGTCGAGGCCAGCGCTGAACATACCTGGCCCGACACCCTCGACATCATGGGATGGCGGGTCGATCCGGAGGGGTTGGGCGTCATCTTCGCCCGGGCGATCCCGCCGTTCGCCCGGGCGGAGCTTCGGCCTGCGATGACATCGATGCTGGCCGGGGCCGGACTGTGCCTTGACCAGGTGGACCGGTTTGTCTGCCATCCCGGAGGCATGAAGGTGATCGAGGCTATTGAAGCGGCCTTGTCGATCACGCAGGGCGGTCTCGATCACGAACGCGCCGTCCTCGCTCAGCACGGCAACATGTCCGCGCCTACGGTGCTGTTCGTCTTGGACCGCGCGCGTCGCGTCGGCCTGGCCGAGCGCTCAGTGGTCACGGCGCTTGGGCCGGGCTTTACGGCCAGCGCCGTCAGCCTCAAACGCGCCGCATGACGCTCAGTATCGCTGTCTTGGCGTTTGTCACCTTGCAACGCCTCGCTGAACTCTGGCTTGCGCGCCGCAACACCCGCCGCCTCATGGCCCGAGGCGCAGTGGAGGTGGGGGCGGCGCACTATCCGGCGATTGTCGGGCTGCATGCCGCGTGGCTGATCGGCCTGTGGCTTCTGACGTGGGACAAACCTGTCAGCCTGGCTTGGCTCATCGTGTTCGCGGCCCTGCAATTGGCCAGGGTGTGGGTCATCGCGTCACTGGGAGAACGCTGGACGACGCGGATCATCATCCTGCCGGGCGCGCCGAACGTGCGGCGCGGGCCCTACCAGTTTATTCCGCACCCGAATTATCTGGTCGTCGCCGCAGAGATCGCAGTTCTACCGATCGCCTTTGATCAGTGGCTCTTCGCGGTGGTCTTCTCGATCATGAACGCGCTTGTCCTGCGCCACCGGATTCGGGCGGAGGATGCAGCGATGGCGATCGACCCCTAGCCTATTTCGGCAGGATCAGTTCGCTCGAAACAACGCCGCCCTCTTGGACGGTCACGCCCAGGAATTTCATTACGCCATCAGCGAAGCTGATGTCGGAGACCGCGAGGGTTCCGTCGCGCTTCAGCAGGCTCGCGTCGGCGCGGGTCAGATGCAGGGTCATGGCGTCGCGATCGACACCTTGGCTCGTTGCGCTTTCGATGGCTTCGCGAAAGGCGATCGCCGGCGGACGACGACGGCTGGTGACGACGGGCTTCACAGGGCGGCCTTGAAGAAGCCGGTCTCGCCGCTGACCTGGACCAGGCAAGGACGACCAGCATCCATCATGTCACGGGCGCGGCGGTTGGCGGCCGCCCGGGCGATCGCCTTCTCGGTGGAGACGCCGAAGACCTCGCCTTCCAGCTCGACCATCCAGCTGCCGTCCTTCTGAGTGACGGTCAGGACCGCCCGATCTTGGATCATTTTCATACAGGACCATACCACGGCTCTTTCGTGGGACTGGAACTATTTGAAAAGAATTAGGCGCGCAGGCGCCTGTCGAATCGTCCCGAACGATTTCAGAAACACGGTCGCGGCCGACGCCAGAACTGGCGCCCGCCGCATCAAATCACGTGGAAATCTCAGATCGACTTCAGCAGCGACTAGCGCTTGCGGTAGACCGGCCGCGGCGCGCCGCCGATGCGGGGGCTCGCGTCACGATGGCGGAACGTAATCCGTCCGCGATCGAGGTCATAGGGAGTCATTTCGACCGTCACCTTGTCGCCCACCATGGAGCGGATGCGGTTCTTCTTCATCTTGCCCGCCGTGTAGGCGAGGATCTCGTGGTCGTTTTCCAGCTTCACGCGGAAGCGGCCTTCCGGCAGCAGTTCGACGATCTGCCCTTCGAATTCGACCAGTTCTTCTTTAGCCATGCCGTCTCCAGTTTCGATGGACGCGCCGACCAGGCCGTTGTGCCCGGTCGGCGCGCCGTTTCGGTCGCTTAGGCCGCGGTCAGCTGGCCAGCCGACATCTTGCCGCTGCGCTTGTCGCGCTCAAGCTCGAAGCCGATACGTTGACCTTCGTTCAGCGAGGCCATGCCGGCGCGTTCAACGGCCGAGATGTGCACGAAAACGTCCGCGCCGCCTTCTTCAGGTTGAATAAAGCCGAAGCCCTTGGTGGCGTTAAACCACTTCACGGTGCCGATTTGCATGTTGGTCGTCCCTTTCCGGACAAGTGTTCTCGTAGCCCCAGCGTGGGGCCGCGAGTGTCAAATTTTCGGAGAGGTTCGAGGTCGATGCGCTTACGGACCGAAGGCCGGTTGGCGAAGTCTGGCGAGCCAAAACGAATATTGATGGCGCCGAGTATGGGCCTTCCGAGGCAATTCCGCAACTGGCCGCATGAAAATCGGGCGATCTGCGCCTATGCAGCCAGGCCTAGGTTGGCGACAACGGTGTGTCGCTCTTGGCCTTATAGAGACCCAGATGTCGCTCGTGATCTACGGTCACCGTTTCTCTTCCTACACCCAGAAGGCGCTGATCGCGCTTTATGAAAACGCGACGCCCTTTGAACTGCGCGGCCTGGGGCCGGACCAGCCGGAGCACACGTCTGAGTGGCTGGCCCGCTGGCCGTTCGCGAAGATGCCGGTGCTGGTCGATGGAGAACGTGATGTCGTGGAGACGAGCGTGATCATTGAGTATCTCCAGCTTTGCCATCCGGGCGCGGTCCGGTTCGTCCCCGATGACCCGATGGCCGCCTTGTCCGTGCGCTTCCTTGACCGCTTCTTCGACCTGCACGTGATGAACGCGGCGCAGCACGCTGTAGACGGGGCGTTGACCGGTGATCCTGTGAAGCGCCGAGACGGCCTGACGATGTCAATCGAGAAGCTGGAGCGCGCCTACGCTTGGCTGGAAGGCGCTCTGGAGGGCCGGACCTGGGCGGCGGGCGAAGACTTCACCCTGGCCGACTGCGCCGCCGCGCCATCCCTCTTCTACGCCGACTGGGTGCATCCGATTGACGAAGCCTATCCCACCGTCAGCGCCTATCGCGCCCGTCTGCTGGCGCGTCCGTCTTACGCTCGTGCGGTGGAGGAGGCGCGAGACTTTCGCCCGTACTTCCCCCTCGGCGCACCCGACCGGGACTAGCCCTCAGCTTGCGGCAAGTTGGCCCGCAGGAAGCGTTTCACATGGGCGACGGCCTCGGCGATGTTCGCGGGCGAGTCTTTCCAGGGATAGAGGGTCGAGGCGGCCTTCGGGGCGAGCGCCACCACTTCTAGCGCCACGTGCAGGGGGTGGGCTCCCACGTTGTCCGGCATCACCAGTATCGGCGTCTGGCATTGACTGACGAACTCTCGGGTCACGCTGAAGACGAAGTCCGCTGGATCGCGCCAGAGGCTATTAAGATAGGTGGCGATTTCGTCGTCATCGGCCTCGGGCTTCCAACCGCGATAAACCTCGGCCCACTGCAGGCTGAACCTGTGCATCGTGTCGACGTCGTCGCGGTGCGCGCCAACAGGCTGGCAAGACACGACCGCGCGTGCGAGATCCGGCGCACGCTCGCAAAGCTTCATGACAAATGGGCCGCCGATGCACATCCCAAGGGCGAAGAACTCATCCACGCCCAGATGATCCAGCAGTCCCAGTTGGTCGTCGGCGAAGGCGTCCCAAGGCCTTGCCACCTGTAGCGGTCCCATCGATCTCGGGATGGAGTTGCGCTGATCCATGGTGATGACGCGGAACTCGTCACGGAAATCGGCGGGCGAGAACGGCATGTTCGCCCAGCGCTCCATGTTCGACTGCAGTCCGCCACCAGGCATCATGAGCAGCGGAAAGCCGTCGCCGCCAAAGTCTTCGTAGTGAAGCCGCACGTCGCCACGTTCGTAGATCGCCACCTGTTCCTCCCAGGACTCCGTTTCCTGATCGGTAGCATGGGCGCCAGCGGCTAGTCGCCTGCCGGCAGACCTTCCTCTGCGAGACGGCGTCGGCGCGTCTCCCGGCTGCCGGACCAGGTCATCAGGGCCGCAGCCACCATGCAGATGGGCGCCAAAAGGAAGGGCGATGATTCACCGAACAGGGAGAAGAGCAGACCACCGCTCATGGGTCCCAACACCCGGGCCGCCGCGCTAGCGGCGTTGTTGACCCCGAGCGTCGCGCCCTGTTCGTCATCCGGCGCCGCTCGAGACACCAAGGTTACGCCAGCAGGCTGCGACAGGGTGTGGAAGATGGTGACGCCGACAATGATGATCGCCGCGACCGTCGCCGGGGGCCCAAAGGCTTCGGCCAGGAGGAACATCGCCGCCACGCTCAGGCCGATGATCGCGGTGTTGGCCTCGCCGATTCGACGGCTCGCCCAGCCGGAGACCAAGCCCTGACTTGCGGCGGACGCGATGCCCGTGAAAGCCAGCACCATGCCGATGTCGCGCGGGCCCCAGTCGAACCGGGCCGCGCCCCACAGGCCGAAGGTGCTGAACATGGCGGAGAAGCCGCCAAAGGACAGGAAGGTCGCGGCGACATAGCGCCTGAGGATGGTGTCGCTCAGTGTGCGGCGCACGACATCGGCGCCGACCGGTCGGCTTTTGCCGGCTGATGAATCCTGGCGCCGCCCGCTTTCGCGGACAAAGAGGAATGTGCAGACCACGGCCATGGCGCATAGGCCGGCCGCGGCGAGGAGCGGCGGACGGAAACCTGCGACGCCTAACTCAGGCCGCGCCAGCAGACCGCCTAAGGTCGGGCCGACGATGAAGCCGATACCAAAGGCCGAGCCGATCATGCCCAGGCGTCCCGCCAAGCGATCACGCGGCGACACATCGACGATGTAGCCCTGGATGGTGGAGATGTTGCCACAGAAGAAGCCGCTGACGGCGCGTGCGGCGATCGCCGCTCCCATGGTCGGCGCGTAAGCCAGGGCGACATAGCCCAGGCCGCTGAACAGTATGGTCGCGATAATGATCGGCTTGCGGCCGATCCGGTCCGACAGTCGTCCCCAGAACAACTCGCCGAAGAATTGGCCGGCGGCGAACACCGAAGACATCAGGGTGACTTCCCACGCGCTCGCGCCGAAGACGTCGCGATAGAAGGGCAGGAGCGGCACGACGATGCCAAAGCCCACGAGGCTCAGGAACACGGCGCCCATGGCCACGAGGACGGCGCCGCCGCCGGCGCCGGCTTCAGGTTTCAGTCTCTCGGGCATGTCCGCTCATACGCGGGAGCGCTGTCGGATGTCACCCCTGCGGCTGGCGAAATGTTGTGAGGGAACCCCGGAGGGCACGACGGTTCGCCTCCATTTTCCGCGTTCCACCGCGGCTGGCGATGTCGTCAGCGAAGCGGAGGCCGTTCTGATGCCGGCTATTCACGCAACGCCATCGTCCACCACGGACGGCTCGAGGCGGGCGTGCAGTTGATCTCCAAGCCCTTTACCTTGGAGCAACTGGTCAATCGCGTGCGCGACGTCCTCGACCAGCTGCCGTGAGACCTACGGTTCCATGATCACGCGGCCGACGGCCTGGCGGCTTTCGATGTAGGTATGGGCCGCGGCGGCTTCCGACAGGGGGAAGACCTTGTCGATCCAAACCTCGAGTTCGCCGCGGGCAGCCTCCTCGATCAACCGCTGGACCATGGCGTGGCCGCTGGGCGTCATGCCCTCGAAGAAGGCCGCGGTGATGGAGCGGTTCATGCCGCGCAGCAGCGCCAGGTCGAGAACCACAGGTTCGCGGCCAGCGCTGCCGACCCAGGAGATGCGGCCGCCGGGCGCCAGCACCCGCATGGAGCCTTCCAAGACCTTGCCGCCGACGGGGTCCAGTACGACGTCTACGCCGCGGCCGTTGGTTAGGGCCATGACACGCTCAACCACATCTTCCCGGGCGTAGTTAATCGCTTCATCGACGCCCAGTGAATGCAGGCGATCCAGCTTTTCCGCGCTGGAGGCTGTGACGAGCACCCGTGCGCCGGCTCGCTTGGCCAGTTGGATGGCCGCCACGCCGACGCCGCTCGCGCCACCCTGGACCAGCACTGTCTCGCCGGTTTGCAGCCTTCCGCGTTCAAACAGGCAGTTGTGGGCGGTGCCGAACGCCACTGGCATGGCGGCCGCCTTGCGCATTTCGAGCCTGTCCGGAACCGCGTAGGTCGCCGCCGCCGGCGTTACATGCAGCTCAGCGTGCGACCCTTGATTGATGTTGAAGCCGACCACGCGGTCGCCGACTTTAAATTCGCTCACGCCAGGACCGACGGCGGCGACCTCGCCGCCCGCCTGATAGCCGACCACATAGGGTGTGTGCGGCGGCGCCATGCGGCTCCGCCGCAGGACGTCGCCACCTTCGATGCTGATCGCCTGGACGCGGATCAGGACCTCACCGGCGGCCGGCGTAGGGTCGGCGACGTCTTCGTAGCTAAGGACGGATGGCGAGCCGGGCTCGTAATAGACGGCGGCTTTCAATGTCGGCTCCTCCCCATATTTTCCGAACCTTAGCGTGACTTGCCCGCCTGTTTACAGCGGACGTGAAGCTGATAGCGTCTGCTGAGCTTGAGAGCGCGGAATAGCGCCCAGCTCGGTCTTGGGAGGATGACCATGCTTCACGACGCCAGAGGTCCGTTCAGCAGTCTCGTCGATGTAACGACGGGTCTGGTCGATCGTTCGATCTATGCCGACCAATCCATCTATGAGCTAGAGCTGGAGCGCATCTTCGCCCGCGCGTGGAACTTCATGTGCCACGAGAGCCAGATCCCGAAGGCCGGCGACTTTTTCCTGAGCTTCATCGGCGAAGAATCGGTGATCGCGACTCGCGACAAAAAGGGCGAACTCCAGGTCCTGTTGAACTCGTGCCGGCACCGCGGTAACGCGGTCTGTCGGGCCGAGAGCGGCAATGCGCGCTCGTTCCTCTGCACCTACCACGGCTGGACCTACGGCCTGGACGGATCGCTGATCGGCGTCCCCGGCTACAAGGATTTCTACCACGAGCAGTTGGACAAGAGTCAATGGGGCCTAGTGAAGGCCGGCAAGGTGGCCAGCTACAAGGGCTTCGTCTTCGCCACCATGGATCCGGAAGCCCCGGACCTTGAGGAATACCTCGGTGAAGTCGGCCGCATGGGCATCGATCTGATCGCCGAGCGCGGCGACATGGAGATCGTCGAGGGCATCCAGAAGAACCTGATCGGCTGCAACTGGAAGCTGGCCGTCGACAACCTGTTCGACTGGTATCACCCGCAGATCAGCCACGCCTCGGCCTTCATGGCCGGCGCCGTGCGCGAGCCGCAGAACCTTACTCAGCAAGACATGATGCAACTACAAAAGGCCCAGATCGGCGGGCTCTCTCCCATGCACCAGCGTGTCATTCTCGGCGGGTACGGTCATGCGATTGGTGGTCCTCGGATTGAGGAGGAAGCGCTGGACATCCGGTCCAAGTTCTATGACCGGGTCGATCCGATCTTCGACGATCGTTACCGCGAAGATCCGAAGGTTCAGGACGTGCTGGGCGGTGTCGGCGTGACCACGGCGGGCCACCCGAACATCTTTCCGAACCTTTGGGTCGCTTTGGGCGCGCACCAGCTGTCGCTGCGTCTGCCGCGGGGGCCGCATCAGACTGAGATCTGGTGGTTCACCTTCACGCCGAAGGACGCAACTCCAGACCGAAAGGCTGCCATAGTCGGCATGGCCAACTCGATCTTTGGCGCCGCGGGCTTGCTCGAGCAGGACGATGGGGAGAACTGGGATCAGTCCACACGCGCCATGCGGGGGGTCGTCGCGCAGCGCTATCCGCTGAACTTCGCCATGGGGACGGGGGCCACGCCAGTCGCCGTCGCTGGCGGGGTCAGCTACATCGACACGACTATCAATGAACATGCCCAGCTATGGACCTATCGCGCCTGGGCGGAATGGATGGACGCGGACAGTTGGGCCGCGCTCAAACAGACCCATTCTACGGCGCCGGCGGCGGACGCGAGGCCCTAGGTCCCACCTTTGCTGTCGCGGCCTAGCTTGTCGATGGCGGCATTTACAAGCTGACGGTCTTTCGGCATATTCTTGCGCTAGCAAGGATCGCGCCCTCGACGGCGCGGCCAATGAAGGAGGATCTGATGCTTTACGAAACCAAGGGCCCGTTCCGCACGATGGTCGACGTCGAGTCGGGCACGGTCGATCGCGGCATCTATGCGGACGAAGGCATCTATCAACTCGAGCTTGAGCGCATCTTCGCCCGCGCGTGGAACTTCATGTGCCACGAGAGCCAGATCAAAAAGCCGGGCGACTTCTTCCTGAGCTTCATCGGCGAAGAATCGGTCATCGCCACGCGGGACAAGAAGGGCGAGCTTCAGGTTCTGCTGAACAGCTGCCGCCACCGTGGGAACGCCGTCTGCCGGGCAGAAGAGGGCAACGCGCGCTCGTTCCTCTGCACCTACCACGGCTGGACCTATGGCCTCGACGGCCAGCTGATCGGCGTTCCCGGCTACAAGGATTTCTACCACGAGCAGCTCGACAAGAGCCAATGGGGCCTGGTGAAGGCCGGCAAGGTCGCTAGCTACAAGGGCTTCGTCTTCGCCACCATGGACCCGGAAGCCCCGGACCTTGAGGAATACCTCGGCGAGGTCGGCCGCATGGGCATGGACCTACTCGCCGAAAAGGGCGACCTGGAGCTGGTCGGCGGCGTTCAGAAGAACCTGATCGGCTGCAATTGGAAGCTGGCCGTCGACAACCTTTTCGACTGGTACCACCCGCAAATTTCCCACGCCTCGGCCTTCATGTCAGGCTTCCGGCCCCAGCTCGAGAAGTTGAGCCAAGAAGATCAGGAGCTGGCCAAGATCGCTGGCATCGGCGGCGGCGGCGCCCGTCAGCTGCAGCGCGCGGTTCTGGGCGCTTACGGCCACGCCATTGGCGGCCCGCGTCTGACCAAGATCGAACGCGACGCCCGCGCCAAGCTCGGCGACAAGATCGAGATCCTGAACAACGATCGGTTCCGGGAACTGCCGCAAGCCCAGCAGGTCCTGGGCGAGGTCGGCATCGACACTGCCGGCCACCCCAATATCTTCCCGAATCTCTGGATGACCGGTTTCCAGCTGTCATTGCGCCTGCCACGCGGCCCCAGCCAGTGCGAGATTTGGTGGTTCACCTTCGTGCCGAAGGAGGCTTCGGAAGAGCGCAAGAAGGTCATCGTCCATGGCGCGAACCACGTGTTCGGCGCGGCGGGTCTGTTGGAGCAGGACGATGGTGAAAACTGGGACCAATCCACGCGCGCAATGCGCGGCGTGGTCGCCAGCCGTTACCCGTTGAACTTCCAGATGGGTCTCGGCCAGACTCCGGTCAGCGTCAACGAGGGCGTGGCCTACATCGACACCAATATCAACGAGCATCCCCAACTGTGGACGTATCGTGCCTGGGCGGAGTGGATGGACGCCGAAAGCTGGGCTCAGCTGAAGCAGAACCACTCGGCGGCGCCTAAGGTTGGCGACCTCATTTAAGTCTATCGTTCGCCGATATCGAAAGCCTCCGTCGCTGCCGCGTCGGAGGCTTTTTCGTTTGGCGACCTAATTAAATTTTGACGCCGTTGTTTACAATTTTGAGCGAGCGGATCAGTCTTTGCGTCGGCAAGGATCGCGGCACAAGCGACCGGCCTTAGCAATGGGAGGTAGCAATGCTCTACGAGACGAGAGGACCGTTTCGCAGCTTGGTCGACGCTAAGGCCGGCGCCGTCGACCGTTCGATCTATGCCGACGACGACATTTATCAGCTGGAGCTGGAGCGGATCTTCGCCCGCGCGTGGAATTTCATGTGCCACGAGAGCCAGATCCCGAAGGCGGGCGACTTCTTCCTGAGCTTCATCGGCGAAGAGTCGGTGATCGCGACGCGCGACAAGAAGGGCGAGCTTCAGGTCCTGTTGAACTCGTGCCGGCACCGCGGCAACGCGGTCTGCCGGGCCGAGAGCGGCAACGCCCGCTCGTTCCTGTGCACCTATCACGGTTGGACCTATGGCCTCGACGGATCGCTGATCGGCGTCCCCGGCTACAAGGATTTCTACCACGAGCAGCTGGACAAGTCGCAGTGGGGCCTGGTGAAGGCTGGCAAGGTGGCCAGCTACAA
This is a stretch of genomic DNA from Phenylobacterium immobile (ATCC 35973). It encodes these proteins:
- a CDS encoding type III polyketide synthase, coding for MPQPVSILSLATASPPHQLPQAEVAAVARGLFQHVFPQYDRMAKVFDTAGVRTRQAAMPMDWYLTPRSWPERTEAYLQGATELFVAAASKALDEASLTGGEVDIIVTVSSTGVATPSLEARAMGRLGFRPDAARIPVFGLGCAGGATGLGLAARLARSSPGAVVLLVIVELCTLAFRMADLTKADIVATALFGDGAAACVLKCGEGGFAVVEASAEHTWPDTLDIMGWRVDPEGLGVIFARAIPPFARAELRPAMTSMLAGAGLCLDQVDRFVCHPGGMKVIEAIEAALSITQGGLDHERAVLAQHGNMSAPTVLFVLDRARRVGLAERSVVTALGPGFTASAVSLKRAA
- a CDS encoding isoprenylcysteine carboxyl methyltransferase family protein, translating into MTLSIAVLAFVTLQRLAELWLARRNTRRLMARGAVEVGAAHYPAIVGLHAAWLIGLWLLTWDKPVSLAWLIVFAALQLARVWVIASLGERWTTRIIILPGAPNVRRGPYQFIPHPNYLVVAAEIAVLPIAFDQWLFAVVFSIMNALVLRHRIRAEDAAMAIDP
- the infA gene encoding translation initiation factor IF-1, producing MAKEELVEFEGQIVELLPEGRFRVKLENDHEILAYTAGKMKKNRIRSMVGDKVTVEMTPYDLDRGRITFRHRDASPRIGGAPRPVYRKR
- a CDS encoding cold-shock protein, whose protein sequence is MQIGTVKWFNATKGFGFIQPEEGGADVFVHISAVERAGMASLNEGQRIGFELERDKRSGKMSAGQLTAA
- a CDS encoding glutathione S-transferase family protein, with protein sequence MSLVIYGHRFSSYTQKALIALYENATPFELRGLGPDQPEHTSEWLARWPFAKMPVLVDGERDVVETSVIIEYLQLCHPGAVRFVPDDPMAALSVRFLDRFFDLHVMNAAQHAVDGALTGDPVKRRDGLTMSIEKLERAYAWLEGALEGRTWAAGEDFTLADCAAAPSLFYADWVHPIDEAYPTVSAYRARLLARPSYARAVEEARDFRPYFPLGAPDRD
- a CDS encoding alpha/beta fold hydrolase, producing MAIYERGDVRLHYEDFGGDGFPLLMMPGGGLQSNMERWANMPFSPADFRDEFRVITMDQRNSIPRSMGPLQVARPWDAFADDQLGLLDHLGVDEFFALGMCIGGPFVMKLCERAPDLARAVVSCQPVGAHRDDVDTMHRFSLQWAEVYRGWKPEADDDEIATYLNSLWRDPADFVFSVTREFVSQCQTPILVMPDNVGAHPLHVALEVVALAPKAASTLYPWKDSPANIAEAVAHVKRFLRANLPQAEG
- a CDS encoding MFS transporter, translating into MPERLKPEAGAGGGAVLVAMGAVFLSLVGFGIVVPLLPFYRDVFGASAWEVTLMSSVFAAGQFFGELFWGRLSDRIGRKPIIIATILFSGLGYVALAYAPTMGAAIAARAVSGFFCGNISTIQGYIVDVSPRDRLAGRLGMIGSAFGIGFIVGPTLGGLLARPELGVAGFRPPLLAAAGLCAMAVVCTFLFVRESGRRQDSSAGKSRPVGADVVRRTLSDTILRRYVAATFLSFGGFSAMFSTFGLWGAARFDWGPRDIGMVLAFTGIASAASQGLVSGWASRRIGEANTAIIGLSVAAMFLLAEAFGPPATVAAIIIVGVTIFHTLSQPAGVTLVSRAAPDDEQGATLGVNNAASAAARVLGPMSGGLLFSLFGESSPFLLAPICMVAAALMTWSGSRETRRRRLAEEGLPAGD
- a CDS encoding quinone oxidoreductase family protein, yielding MKAAVYYEPGSPSVLSYEDVADPTPAAGEVLIRVQAISIEGGDVLRRSRMAPPHTPYVVGYQAGGEVAAVGPGVSEFKVGDRVVGFNINQGSHAELHVTPAAATYAVPDRLEMRKAAAMPVAFGTAHNCLFERGRLQTGETVLVQGGASGVGVAAIQLAKRAGARVLVTASSAEKLDRLHSLGVDEAINYAREDVVERVMALTNGRGVDVVLDPVGGKVLEGSMRVLAPGGRISWVGSAGREPVVLDLALLRGMNRSITAAFFEGMTPSGHAMVQRLIEEAARGELEVWIDKVFPLSEAAAAHTYIESRQAVGRVIMEP
- a CDS encoding aromatic ring-hydroxylating oxygenase subunit alpha, whose protein sequence is MLHDARGPFSSLVDVTTGLVDRSIYADQSIYELELERIFARAWNFMCHESQIPKAGDFFLSFIGEESVIATRDKKGELQVLLNSCRHRGNAVCRAESGNARSFLCTYHGWTYGLDGSLIGVPGYKDFYHEQLDKSQWGLVKAGKVASYKGFVFATMDPEAPDLEEYLGEVGRMGIDLIAERGDMEIVEGIQKNLIGCNWKLAVDNLFDWYHPQISHASAFMAGAVREPQNLTQQDMMQLQKAQIGGLSPMHQRVILGGYGHAIGGPRIEEEALDIRSKFYDRVDPIFDDRYREDPKVQDVLGGVGVTTAGHPNIFPNLWVALGAHQLSLRLPRGPHQTEIWWFTFTPKDATPDRKAAIVGMANSIFGAAGLLEQDDGENWDQSTRAMRGVVAQRYPLNFAMGTGATPVAVAGGVSYIDTTINEHAQLWTYRAWAEWMDADSWAALKQTHSTAPAADARP
- a CDS encoding aromatic ring-hydroxylating oxygenase subunit alpha: MLYETKGPFRTMVDVESGTVDRGIYADEGIYQLELERIFARAWNFMCHESQIKKPGDFFLSFIGEESVIATRDKKGELQVLLNSCRHRGNAVCRAEEGNARSFLCTYHGWTYGLDGQLIGVPGYKDFYHEQLDKSQWGLVKAGKVASYKGFVFATMDPEAPDLEEYLGEVGRMGMDLLAEKGDLELVGGVQKNLIGCNWKLAVDNLFDWYHPQISHASAFMSGFRPQLEKLSQEDQELAKIAGIGGGGARQLQRAVLGAYGHAIGGPRLTKIERDARAKLGDKIEILNNDRFRELPQAQQVLGEVGIDTAGHPNIFPNLWMTGFQLSLRLPRGPSQCEIWWFTFVPKEASEERKKVIVHGANHVFGAAGLLEQDDGENWDQSTRAMRGVVASRYPLNFQMGLGQTPVSVNEGVAYIDTNINEHPQLWTYRAWAEWMDAESWAQLKQNHSAAPKVGDLI